Proteins from a genomic interval of Croceicoccus naphthovorans:
- a CDS encoding PA0069 family radical SAM protein produces MSNRVISGRGAPSNAVPQRFGLALREADGDWLDNAETVDGAAPKLRTTVTEEHPRAILSFNNSPDIPFDRSINAYRGCEHGCVYCFARPSHAFHDLSPGLDFETRLFAKPDAAQILRKTLAKPGYAPAVIAMGTNTDPYQPIEARYRITRAVLELCLEVRHPVAITTKSARVLRDLDLLSEMARHGLIAVSLSVTSLDPRLSGLLEPRASAPAKRIDALARLVDAGVPAHCMIAPVIPAITDEFMEAIVARAGEAGVGSANWIMMRLPHEVSPLFREWLSVHYPDRAAKVMATVQAMRGGRDNEPNFHARFKPKGAWADLFRQRFRLAVKRAGIPQRQARLDSTQFRAPAIDGQLSLF; encoded by the coding sequence ATGTCGAATCGCGTCATCTCCGGTCGCGGCGCGCCCTCCAACGCGGTGCCGCAACGCTTTGGCCTTGCCCTGCGTGAGGCGGATGGCGACTGGCTGGACAATGCCGAAACGGTCGATGGGGCCGCGCCGAAACTGCGCACCACCGTGACCGAGGAACATCCCCGCGCGATCCTGTCGTTCAACAATTCGCCGGATATTCCGTTTGACCGATCCATCAACGCCTACCGAGGGTGCGAACATGGCTGCGTCTATTGCTTCGCCCGGCCCAGCCACGCCTTTCACGACCTGTCGCCCGGCCTCGATTTCGAAACCAGGCTGTTCGCGAAGCCCGATGCCGCACAGATCCTGCGCAAGACGCTGGCCAAGCCCGGCTATGCCCCCGCCGTCATCGCGATGGGCACCAACACCGATCCGTATCAGCCGATAGAGGCGCGCTATCGGATCACCCGCGCCGTGTTGGAATTGTGCCTGGAAGTGCGGCACCCCGTCGCGATCACCACCAAATCGGCGCGGGTGCTGCGCGATCTGGACTTGCTGTCGGAAATGGCCCGGCACGGCCTGATCGCGGTCAGCCTGTCGGTCACCAGCCTCGATCCGCGCCTGTCTGGTCTGCTCGAACCGCGCGCCTCCGCCCCGGCAAAGCGGATCGACGCGCTGGCCCGGCTGGTCGATGCCGGAGTGCCCGCGCATTGCATGATTGCGCCGGTCATCCCGGCGATCACCGACGAATTCATGGAAGCCATCGTCGCCCGCGCGGGTGAGGCCGGAGTGGGATCGGCGAATTGGATCATGATGCGCCTGCCGCACGAAGTATCGCCGCTGTTCCGCGAATGGCTGTCGGTCCACTACCCGGACCGCGCGGCCAAGGTCATGGCCACGGTTCAGGCGATGCGCGGCGGGCGCGACAACGAACCCAATTTCCATGCCCGCTTCAAACCCAAGGGCGCATGGGCCGACCTGTTTCGCCAACGCTTCCGGCTGGCGGTAAAGCGCGCGGGTATCCCGCAGCGGCAGGCGAGGCTCGACAGCACCCAGTTTCGCGCGCCCGCGATCGATGGTCAGCTTTCGCTGTTCTAG